The following are from one region of the Coffea eugenioides isolate CCC68of chromosome 2, Ceug_1.0, whole genome shotgun sequence genome:
- the LOC113760749 gene encoding CBL-interacting serine/threonine-protein kinase 9 isoform X1 has translation MNHSSSSSSAAMQQQPGLGLAAIRTRVGKYELGKTLGEGSFAKVKCAKNLQTGDTVAIKIIDRERVLRHKMVEQIKREISTMKLIKHPNVVSLIEVMASKTKIYIVLEYVDGGELFDKIAKYGRLKEDEARRYFQQLINAVDYCHSRGVYHRDLKPENLLLDSCGSLKVSDFGLSAFSKQVRADGLLHTACGTPNYVAPEVLTDKGYDGTSSDVWSCGVILFVLMAGYLPFDEQNLVALYRRIQKADFCFPTWFSSSSKKLIKRILDPNPLTRITIPEILENDWFKKGYKPPQFEQEEDVSLDDIDAVFNDSEEHLVTERKEKPVSMNAFELISRSQGFSLDNLFEKQMGLVKRETRFTSKSPANEIISRIEQTAKPLGFNVHKKNYKMKLQGDKTGRKGHLAVATEVFEVAPSLHMVELRKTGGDTLEFHKFYKTFSSGLKDIVWTSEQQSDETR, from the exons ATGAATCATTCGTCGTCGTCCTCCTCAGCGGCCATGCAACAGCAGCCGGGATTAGGATTAGCAGCGATACGGACGCGGGTAGGCAAGTACGAGCTCGGGAAGACGCTCGGGGAAGGCAGCTTCGCCAAGGTCAAGTGCGCTAAGAACCTTCAGACCGGTGACACCGTTGCCATCAAAATCATCGACCGCGAACGCGTCCTCCGCCACAAGATGGTCGAACAG ATCAAAAGAGAAATATCCACCATGAAGTTGATCAAACATCCAAATGTTGTCAGTCTCATTGAG GTTATGGCAAGCAAAACGAAGATCTATATCGTTCTTGAGTATGTTGATGGAGGCGAGCTTTTTGATAAAATA GCAAAATACGGGAGACTTAAAGAAGATGAAGCCAGACGGTATTTTCAGCAGCTTATAAATGCTGTGGATTACTGCCACAGTAGAGGGGTGTACCATCGAGACTTGAAG CCTGAAAATCTACTACTAGATTCATGTGGTTCACTTAAAGTTTCCGACTTCGGATTAAGTGCATTTTCCAAGCAAGTCCGG GCGGATGGGTTGCTTCACACTGCTTGTGGCACACCGAATTATGTTGCTCCTGAG GTTCTTACTGACAAAGGCTATGATGGTACATCTTCCGATGTGTGGTCCTGTGGGGTCATTTTATTTGTCCTAATGGCTGGATACTTGCCTTTTGATGAGCAAAACCTTGTGGCTTTGTACAGGAGG attcaaaAGGCTGATTTCTGCTTTCCGACGTGGTTTTCGTCCAGTTCAAAGAAGCTGATAAAACGCATTCTTGATCCCAATCCACTCACT AGAAtcacaattccagaaatcttGGAAAACGATTGGTTCAAGAAAGGTTACAAGCCACCGCAATTCGAGCAGGAAGAGGATGTAAGCCTTGATGACATAGATGCAGTTTTTAATGACTCCGAG GAACATCTTGTTACAGAGAGGAAAGAGAAACCTGTATCCATGAATGCCTTTGAGCTTATTTCAAGGTCACAAGGTTTCAGTCTGGACAATTTATTCGAAAAGCAGATG GGTCTTGTGAAAAGGGAAACACGATTCACTTCCAAGTCTCCTGCAAATGAGATTATATCTAGAATTGAGCAAACTGCAAAACCACTTGGTTTCAATGTTCACAAGAAAAACTATAAG ATGAAGTTACAAGGTGACAAGACAGGTAGGAAGGGCCATCTTGCAGTAGCAACAGAG GTTTTTGAGGTTGCTCCCTCCTTGCATATGGTGGAGCTCCGCAAAACAGGCGGTGACACTCTAGAGTTTCACAAG TTCTACAAAACCTTCTCTTCGGGATTGAAGGATATTGTTTGGACGAGTGAGCAACAATCCGACGAGACAAGGTGA
- the LOC113760749 gene encoding CBL-interacting serine/threonine-protein kinase 9 isoform X2: protein MKLIKHPNVVSLIEVMASKTKIYIVLEYVDGGELFDKIAKYGRLKEDEARRYFQQLINAVDYCHSRGVYHRDLKPENLLLDSCGSLKVSDFGLSAFSKQVRADGLLHTACGTPNYVAPEVLTDKGYDGTSSDVWSCGVILFVLMAGYLPFDEQNLVALYRRIQKADFCFPTWFSSSSKKLIKRILDPNPLTRITIPEILENDWFKKGYKPPQFEQEEDVSLDDIDAVFNDSEEHLVTERKEKPVSMNAFELISRSQGFSLDNLFEKQMGLVKRETRFTSKSPANEIISRIEQTAKPLGFNVHKKNYKMKLQGDKTGRKGHLAVATEVFEVAPSLHMVELRKTGGDTLEFHKFYKTFSSGLKDIVWTSEQQSDETR, encoded by the exons ATGAAGTTGATCAAACATCCAAATGTTGTCAGTCTCATTGAG GTTATGGCAAGCAAAACGAAGATCTATATCGTTCTTGAGTATGTTGATGGAGGCGAGCTTTTTGATAAAATA GCAAAATACGGGAGACTTAAAGAAGATGAAGCCAGACGGTATTTTCAGCAGCTTATAAATGCTGTGGATTACTGCCACAGTAGAGGGGTGTACCATCGAGACTTGAAG CCTGAAAATCTACTACTAGATTCATGTGGTTCACTTAAAGTTTCCGACTTCGGATTAAGTGCATTTTCCAAGCAAGTCCGG GCGGATGGGTTGCTTCACACTGCTTGTGGCACACCGAATTATGTTGCTCCTGAG GTTCTTACTGACAAAGGCTATGATGGTACATCTTCCGATGTGTGGTCCTGTGGGGTCATTTTATTTGTCCTAATGGCTGGATACTTGCCTTTTGATGAGCAAAACCTTGTGGCTTTGTACAGGAGG attcaaaAGGCTGATTTCTGCTTTCCGACGTGGTTTTCGTCCAGTTCAAAGAAGCTGATAAAACGCATTCTTGATCCCAATCCACTCACT AGAAtcacaattccagaaatcttGGAAAACGATTGGTTCAAGAAAGGTTACAAGCCACCGCAATTCGAGCAGGAAGAGGATGTAAGCCTTGATGACATAGATGCAGTTTTTAATGACTCCGAG GAACATCTTGTTACAGAGAGGAAAGAGAAACCTGTATCCATGAATGCCTTTGAGCTTATTTCAAGGTCACAAGGTTTCAGTCTGGACAATTTATTCGAAAAGCAGATG GGTCTTGTGAAAAGGGAAACACGATTCACTTCCAAGTCTCCTGCAAATGAGATTATATCTAGAATTGAGCAAACTGCAAAACCACTTGGTTTCAATGTTCACAAGAAAAACTATAAG ATGAAGTTACAAGGTGACAAGACAGGTAGGAAGGGCCATCTTGCAGTAGCAACAGAG GTTTTTGAGGTTGCTCCCTCCTTGCATATGGTGGAGCTCCGCAAAACAGGCGGTGACACTCTAGAGTTTCACAAG TTCTACAAAACCTTCTCTTCGGGATTGAAGGATATTGTTTGGACGAGTGAGCAACAATCCGACGAGACAAGGTGA
- the LOC113754502 gene encoding 3-ketoacyl-CoA synthase 1 produces MATNSSSDSMNSSIEMDKERLTAEVAFKDSSSVVIKIRRKLPDFLTSVKLKYVKLGLGYVYSCNPPANVLMFLLILPLFLATLIQTADLIRFDRLSSHLLRVVLLRTTTSISDLHQVVVAEAVDVNDSRVAGLTCSVVLMLLLGLYLATRPRPIYLVDFACYKPEDQRKMSVDSFLKMTEDNGAFGDDSLQFQRRVSVRSGLGDDTYLPRGITSSPPNLCMEEARAEAEAVMFGALDSLFAKTGVRPQDIGVLIVNCSLFNPTPSLSSMIVNHYRLRANIKSYNLGGMGCSAGLISIDLAKHLLLKGNPNTYALVVSTENITLNWYFGNDRSMLLCNCIFRMGGAAVLLSNRSMDRSRSKYQLVHTVRTHKGADDNSYNCVYQREDEKGTVGVSLARELMVVAGDALKTNITTLGPLVLPLSEQLMFFLTLVKRTVLRARRVKPYIPDFKLAFEHFCIHAGGRAVLDELQKNLNLSDWHMEPSRMTLHRFGNTSSSSLWYELAYTEAKGRVSKGHRVWQIAFGSGFKCNSAVWRALRPISSVAAAGDDDDCKANPWADCIHRYPVKVAAALA; encoded by the coding sequence ATGGCTACGAACAGCAGCAGCGATAGCATGAATAGCAGCATAGAAATGGACAAGGAGAGATTGACGGCGGAGGTGGCGTTCAAGGACTCGTCTTCCGTGGTTATCAAAATCCGGCGCAAGTTACCCGACTTCTTGACTTCCGTGAAGCTCAAATACGTGAAATTGGGATTAGGATATGTATATTCATGTAACCCCCCGGCCAATGTTCTCATGTTCCTCCTCATTTTGCCCCTCTTTCTTGCCACTCTCATCCAAACAGCCGATTTGATCAGGTTCGACCGCCTGTCGTCTCATCTTCTGCGAGTAGTCTTATTGCGGACCACCACCAGCATTTCTGATCTTCATCAGGTGGTGGTAGCGGAGGCGGTCGACGTGAATGACAGCAGGGTCGCCGGTCTGACTTGCTCGGTGGTGCTGATGTTGTTGTTAGGCTTATACTTGGCCACCCGCCCTCGCCCCATTTATTTGGTCGACTTCGCTTGCTACAAGCCCGAAGACCAACGCAAGATGTCGGTGGATTCATTCTTGAAGATGACCGAGGATAACGGAGCCTTCGGCGACGACAGCCTTCAGTTCCAGAGGAGAGTATCAGTCCGTTCGGGCCTGGGCGACGATACCTATCTCCCCAGGGGCATCACCTCCAGTCCCCCCAACCTGTGCATGGAAGAAGCCCGGGCAGAGGCGGAGGCGGTCATGTTCGGGGCCCTGGATTCCCTCTTCGCCAAAACAGGAGTCAGACCTCAGGACATCGGCGTCCTCATCGTCAACTGCAGCTTGTTCAACCCCACTCCCTCTCTCTCCTCCATGATCGTCAACCACTACAGGCTGAGAGCGAACATCAAGAGCTACAACCTAGGGGGAATGGGGTGCAGCGCAGGCCTCATCTCCATCGACCTGGCCAAGCACCTCCTCCTCAAAGGCAACCCAAACACCTACGCCCTGGTAGTCAGCACCGAGAACATCACCCTCAACTGGTACTTCGGCAACGACCGCTCCATGCTTCTGTGCAACTGCATCTTCCGCATGGGGGGCGCTGCCGTGCTCCTCTCCAACAGGTCCATGGACAGGTCCCGCTCCAAGTACCAGCTTGTGCACACGGTTCGGACCCACAAGGGGGCGGACGACAACAGCTACAACTGCGTCTACCAGAGAGAAGACGAGAAAGGGACGGTGGGGGTGTCCCTAGCTCGGGAGCTCATGGTCGTGGCTGGGGACGCTCTGAAGACCAACATAACCACACTGGGGCCTCTGGTGTTGCCCCTGTCGGAGCAGTTGATGTTCTTCCTTACCCTGGTAAAGAGGACGGTGTTAAGGGCCAGGAGAGTGAAGCCATACATCCCAGACTTCAAGCTGGCCTTCGAGCATTTCTGCATCCACGCGGGGGGGAGAGCAGTGCTGGATGAGCTGCAGAAGAACTTGAACCTCTCCGACTGGCACATGGAGCCCTCCAGGATGACCCTCCACCGCTTCGGCAACACCTCCAGCAGCTCCCTGTGGTACGAGCTGGCCTACACCGAAGCCAAAGGCCGGGTGTCCAAGGGCCATAGGGTGTGGCAAATTGCTTTTGGATCGGGCTTTAAGTGTAACAGCGCCGTCTGGAGAGCCCTCAGGCCAATTTCCTCTGTTGCTGCTGCTGGGGATGATGATGACTGCAAGGCTAACCCCTGGGCCGACTGCATCCATCGATACCCGGTGAAGGTTGCCGCCGCACTTGCATAG